From a single Leopardus geoffroyi isolate Oge1 chromosome E1, O.geoffroyi_Oge1_pat1.0, whole genome shotgun sequence genomic region:
- the HEXIM1 gene encoding protein HEXIM1: MAEPLLSEYQHQPQTSNCTGAVAVLEERNPDRPPGAEERVPEEDSRWQSRASPQSGGRPGQEGEGSLEPQSPPLQTPVRPEANCPEASEKGQNRDDLSAGGAPLPAAGGEPRPEAEPLAQPCHDSEANKLGAPAAGGEEAWGQQQRQLGKKKHRRRPSKKKRHWKPYYKLTWEEKKKFDEKQSLRASRIRAEMFAKGQPVAPYNTTQFLMDDHDQEEPDLKTGLYPKRAAAKSDDTSDEDFMEEAGEEDGGSDGMGGDGSEFLQRDFSETYERYHAESLQNMSKQELIKEYLELEKCLSRMEDENNRLRLESKRLGGDDARVRELELELDRLRAENLQLLSENELHRQQERAPLSKFGD, from the coding sequence ATGGCCGAGCCACTCTTGTCAGAATACCAGCACCAGCCTCAAACTAGCAACTGTACAGGTGCTGTTGCTGTTCTTGAAGAGCGGAACCCCGATCGCCCCCCAGGCGCGGAGGAGCGGGTGCCCGAGGAGGACAGTAGGTGGCAATCGAGAGCGTCCCCCCAGTCGGGTGGCCGTCCggggcaggagggggaagggagcttGGAGCCCCAGTCGCCTCCCCTGCAGACCCCGGTCCGTCCAGAAGCTAACTGCCCGGAAGCAAGCGAGAAGGGCCAGAATAGGGATGATTTGTCCGCTGGCGGAGCCCCCCTGCCGGCAGCCGGGGGAGAACCGAGGCCCGAGGCCGAGCCGCTCGCACAGCCATGTCACGACTCCGAGGCCAACAAGTTGGGGGCTCCTGCTGCAGGGGGCGAGGAGGCGTGGGGACAGCAGCAGAGGCAACTGGGCAAGAAAAAACATAGGAGACGCCCCTCCAAGAAGAAGCGGCATTGGAAACCGTACTACAAGCTGAcctgggaggagaagaaaaagttcGACGAGAAACAGAGCCTGCGAGCCTCAAGGATTCGAGCTGAGATGTTCGCCAAGGGCCAGCCTGTCGCACCCTATAACACCACGCAGTTTCTCATGGATGATCACGACCAGGAGGAGCCGGATCTCAAAACCGGTCTCTATCCCAAGCGGGCCGCTGCCAAATCCGACGACACCAGCGATGAGGACTTCATGGAAGAAGCGGGCGAGGAGGATGGGGGAAGCGACGGGATGGGAGGAGATGGCAGCGAGTTTCTGCAGCGGGACTTCTCGGAGACGTACGAGCGGTACCACGCGGAGAGTCTGCAGAACATGAGCAAGCAGGAGCTCATCAAGGAGTACCTGGAGCTGGAGAAGTGCCTCTCGCGCATGGAGGACGAGAATAACCGGCTGCGGCTGGAAAGCAAGCGGCTGGGAGGCGACGACGCGCGTGTGcgggagctggagctggagctggaccGGCTGCGCGCCGAGAACCTCCAGCTGCTGTCGGAGAACGAACTGCACCGGCAGCAGGAGCGAGCGCCTCTGTCCAAGTTTGGAGACTAG
- the HEXIM2 gene encoding LOW QUALITY PROTEIN: protein HEXIM2 (The sequence of the model RefSeq protein was modified relative to this genomic sequence to represent the inferred CDS: substituted 1 base at 1 genomic stop codon) yields MALVYGGRWWVHPGSAPSGPPAASHARRTHGQSWDLRPPRGRQSLESGDAPTSPLEAGVISXRHLLKDLEQKKVATTNQTNCNTESPAALEEAKTPGAPGSPQTPPEPHDPGSSLPLTPRIESHSEEEDPTGAGGGLGWNSRASRTQSPGGSSVEAVLGRKKHRRRPSKRKRHWRPYLELSWAEKQQRDERQSQRASRVREEMFAKGQPVAPYNTTQFLMNDRDPEEPNLEVPHGASQPGSSGESEAGEGDGRGPAHGEFQQRDFSEAYERYHTERLQDRSKQELVRDYLDLERRLSQAEEETRRLQQLRGCTGPQPCRQVEELAAEVERLRTENLRLRQENEMWNRKGSCPGGESGT; encoded by the exons ATGGCCTTGGTGTATGGGGGAAGATGGTGGGTGCACCCGGGCTCTGCGCCCTCGGGGCCTCCAGCTGCCAGCCACGCCAGGAGGACGCACGGCCAGAGCTGGGACCTCCGCCCTCCCCGGGGGCGCCAGTCTTTGGAATCTGGCGAcgcccccacctcgcccctcgAA gcAGGTGTCATTAGTTAAAGGCATCTGCTGAAAGATTTGGAACAGAAGAAGGTGGCTACTACGAACCAGACCAACTGTAATACAGAATCACCCGCAGCCCTGGAGGAGGCCAAG ACCCCTGGTGCTCCTGGGAGCCCCCAGACACCCCCTGAGCCTCATGACCCTGGTAGTTCCCTGCCCCTGACACCCCGGATAGAGAGCCACTCGGAGGAGGAAGATCCTACTGGGGCTGGCGGTGGCCTGGGCTGGAACAGTAGGGCTTCCCGGACCCAGAGCCCAGGGGGCAGCTCAGTGGAGGCTGTGCTGGGCCGGAAGAAGCACCGCAGGAGGCCTTCAAAGCGCAAAAGGCACTGGCGGCCCTACCTGGAGCTGAGCTGGGCCGAGAAGCAACAGCGGGatgagaggcagagccagagggcCTCCCGGGTCCGCGAGGAGATGTTCGCCAAAGGCCAGCCCGTGGCGCCCTACAACACCACCCAATTTCTGATGAATGACCGAGACCCTGAGGAGCCCAACCTGGAAGTGCCCCATGGGGCCTCCCAGCCAGGCTCCAGCGGGGAGAGCGAGGCAGGGGAAGGCGACGGGCGAGGCCCGGCTCACGGTGAGTTCCAGCAGAGGGATTTCTCGGAGGCCTATGAGCGCTACCACACCGAGCGCCTGCAGGACCGCAGCAAGCAGGAGCTGGTTCGAGACTACCTGGATCTGGAGAGGCGGCTGTCGCAGGCCGAGGAGGAGACCAGGAGGCTGCAACAGCTGCGGGGGTGCACCGGCCCGCAGCCCTGCCGCCAGGTGGAGGAGCTGGCTGCTGAAGTCGAGAGGCTCCGGACAGAGAACCTGCGGCTCCGGCAGGAGAACGAGATGTGGAACCGGAAGGGCAGCTGCCCCGGCGGGGAGTCGGGCACCTAG